TTGATCCACCTCCAGTAAATACCAAGCCAGAATTCAGATGTTTCATCATGCCATTCTCTTCCAGGTTGGCTTTGACCATTCTAAGGGTCTCATCCATACGTGCCTCGATGTACATTGAGAATTCGGATTCATTGATATTGCGATCCTGACGACCACCAACCCCTTTTACATCAAAAACTTTATCAACTTCAGTTTCAGCGGTGAAGCAATGACCATATTTGAGCTTGAGAGCGTCAGCCTGTTCGTCAGTAATCCTGAGAATGCCGGCGATATCTGAGGTGACCTGATTTCCACCAAAGGGAAGGGAAGCGGTATGTTCAACGCCAAATTTGGAAATGACGATGGCATCTGTTGTCCCAGCGCCAATATCTATGAGACCCACACCGACTTTCTTTTCTTCCTCAGTTAATACAGATTGGGCAGAAGCAATGGGCTCCAGGACAAAGTCTTTGACCTGACAGCCAGCATGGCGTACTGCTGTAATAATATTTTTTGTGCTTGCTGTGGCTGATGTGACGAGATGAACCTGTGCTTCAAGCCGGCGACCGGTCATGCCAACAGGATTCCGTAAGCCAGCTTCATCATCCACTGTAAATTGTTGTGGAATGACATGGATGATCCTGCGTCCATTGGGCAGACCAACAGCTTTGGCTGATTCGATAACCCGGTCAACATCTTCCTGTGTAATCTTAAGTTCCTTTTCCATGCCCCGATTGGAAAGATCGGCAATACCAATAACACCAGTAGCATTCAGGCTGGCAATGTGCTCTCCAGCAATTCCCACTGTGATTTGCCCTGCTTTTATCCCGGCATGGGCTTCAATATCATCCAGGGCCGTTCGGATAGCCATAGCAGTGGCTTCGATGTCAACAATTGTTCCACGTCGAAGTCCTGTGGATGGTGAAGTACTGAGACCGACTACCTTAAGCACATCATCGTGATCTGGTTCTGCTGCAATTGCGCATACCTTGGATGTACCAATGTCTACGGCTACGTATATTCCACGGCTGTTCATCGTGATTCTCGCTCCTTTACGATGACCTGGCGATCAAATCGCAGATCGATATACTGATAGGGACTGATGATCCCTGAATCTGATTCTTCGGATACAAATTTTTCCAGAATGATACTGTTTAGAATAGCATCATCCTCGTTTCCCAGAAAAACTGAGGTCCCGTGAGTGGCTGATATCAATTTTATCCCGCGCCTGTCATAGGAAATCTCAGATATATCCAGATATATGCCCTGATGTTCTTTGCGAATTTTCTTAAGGAAACTGACCAGCATCTGTACGGTCTCATCTGGAATAACCTGACCGATGTCAGAGGTCGGTACATCCACATCAATCCCGGTTATGATGGGTAAATTATACAGCATTCCCTTGTCTGGTAGAGGTAGCAGAATGGCCTTTTCATCAAGGGTCATGATGTCCTGAACAGCTATATAGGCTACAGGAAGAACATCATACAGGTAGATATCAAGGGAATGGGGATAGTTCCTGGTGACCTTGGCACTCCGAATGAGGGGATATTCCAGAAACCGGTCCTGAATTTCTGCAAGGTTGAGATCAGTGAGGGAAATACCCAGGTAAACTTCTGTGAGGCTTTTAACTCTTTCCGGGCTCATGGTGCGTTGGCCATAAAGATTGATCGCTTCAACTTCATCACTTCTGAGCAGGCTGGCATAGGTCACACTCAAAAATCCTATCAATAGCACAATAACCAGCAGACCTGCTGAAAAAGCCCAGCTAAGTGGTGGAATGGTATATGTTGATACCCGTGCCACTTACGCTTCTCCCTCCAGGAACAGTCCATGAAGTTTCCAGATATCGCCAGCACCCATGGTTATTACCAAATCGTTTCTTTCCAGTTGGGGACTCAAAAATTTGTATACTTCGGCAATGCCAGAGAGAAGCTGGATTTTACCGCTTCCAAATTCTAAAATCATTTCAGATGTAACGCCAGGGATGGGCAGTTCTCGGGCTGGATAGATATCAGTGAGGATAGCGATATCAGCCATTTCCAGTGCAGTGGCAAATTCCTGGGCAAAATCTCTGGTTCTGGAATATAAATGGGGCTGAAAGATGGCAATAATTCGAGAGTCTGACCACCCACTACGCGCAGCCAGCAGGGTTGCTTCCAACTCTGAAGGATGATGGGCATAATCGTCAATGAATTGGACACCATTTCTGGAACCCCTGAGCTGGAATCGACGCTCAACACCATGGAAGGACTCCAGACCAGCTTTGATATGCTTGAAATCAATCCCCATCTGATCTGCGAGTGTACAGGCGCCCAGGGCATTCATGACATTGTGGTCCCCAGGCATGTTTAGGATAATATTTCCCAACTTTTTACCCTGTTTGACCACAGTGAACTTGCTGGTGAAGTTATTTACTTCAATGTCAATAGCTTGGTAATCAGGCATATTGGTCAAACCATAGCTTATAACAGGGTGGGGGCTGCGGTTGGCCAGCTGAAGCAATTCTGGGTCATCACCCTGCAAGACAAGCAGTCCTGAATCATCCAGTTTAGATATGAATTGTAGAAAAGTGTCACGGACATCCTGCAAATCCTTGTATATATCCAGATGATCAGCTTCAAGGGTTGTCACAATGATCTGAGTGGGTTTGAGCGCCAGGAAGGACCTGTCATATTCATCAGCTTCCACGACAATATGATTCTGTTTCCCGAGACGCAGATTTGATTTCAGGTCTGGGAGGATTCCACCAACCAGTATGCTTGGATCGAGACCTGCTGCGATTAGTATCTGTCCACACATACCTGTGGTCGTGGTTTTTCCATGGGTGCCAGCAATTGCTACGGTATAGTCGTAAGCCTCTGCGATCTGACCCAACAACTCAGCCCGACGAATTTCCGGGATATGGTGAGACTCAGCATAGGCTCGCTCAGGATTTTCAGGTTTCACAGCGCTTGAGTAGACGACCAGGTCTGCGTCATGAGCATGACTGGCTGCGTGGCCGATATAGACTTGAATGTCGGCTTTTCTGAGAGAATTGAGCAATTCGCTATCCAGCTGATCAGATCCTGAGACCTGCTTACCCTGTTGCTTGAGCAAGAGTGCAAGCGCGCTCATCCCGATGCCACCGATACCGACAAAATGAATATGTTTTGCTGACTTAAGCACAGGTGCTCGCAATTCTTATGATGCTGTCGCAGATTTCCTGAGTGGCTTGAGGACGCCTGAGAGCAGCAGATGCTCGAGCCATCCCGCTAAGTTTTTCTTTGTTGGTGAATATGTCAGTAAGCAGAGGGAGAAATGCGCCTTCTGCAAGTGCAGATTCAAGAATAACCCTGGCTGCACCAGCTTTTTCCTGACTTCTTGCATTAAATTCCTGATGATTCGCTGCTGCACTGGGGAGGGGAATCAAAATTGAAGGCAATCCAAAGTGATTGATTTCTGTCAGCGTCATTGCACCTGCACGACAAACCATTAAATCAGCTATGGAATAAGCCTTATCCATCTCCTTGATAAATGGTTTGAGGACGATGCGAGGATTTGTGCCAATCTGTTTCTGACAGAATTCGAAATCAGATTTGCCCGTTTGCCACAGTACTTGCATGCCCAGCTTTTCCAGATATTTGGATATACGATCAATAAAATGCAGATTGATTGCCCTGGCTCCCTGAGACCCGCCCAGAATAAAGAGGGTTGGAATTTCAGGATTTAAGCCGAAAAACGCTGCCGCTTCACTGCGATCGCTGGGATCACCCATATAACGGTTGGGATTACCTGTCAATTGAGTTGTAGCACCTTTGAGGTATTTACCGGCATCCTCGTAAGTGAGAAATACCTGTCTGGCCTTGGGTGCAAAAAGTCGTGTTACCATTCCGGGGTAACTATTTTGTTCCTGAAGCACAATGGGGATATTATTTCGAAGGGATTGACGAACGGGTACAGCGCTAGCATAACCACCTGTTCCAACTGTAATGTGCGGATCAAAATCACGTAAAGCTCGGTTCGCTTTGATAATTGATGCAACCATGCGACCAGGGAGAAAAAAGTTTTGCTTGAAACCTGCCAGAGATATTGATCTGGAAAGACCCCTGATAGGCAGAGCTATAAGCTTGAAACCAGCCTCTGGGATCAGACGTGTCTCCATCCCGTAGTCACTTCCAAAGAATAAGACTTCCACATCTGAGAATGCACTTTCCCTGGCAACACAGGCCTGTAATCCTTCAGCAATAGCCAGAGCAGGGATGATATGGCCACCCGTTCCACCACCGGCAAATGCTACTCGCAACATATTATTAGAAGTCAATGTTCAATACCCTTTCGGCTGACAAAATCTTACCTGACTCATTGTTGGAGGAAATGTTAAACAGGATCCCCAGCATTACAGCCGTAGCCAGAAGGTTTGAACCTCCATATGAAATGAGGGGCAGGGGAAGACCTGTGGTTGGCAAAAAACCCGTCACCACACCAATATTAACCATGGCAAAACTGAATAGAGAGAAGCTGATACCAATAGCCAGAAGCATGCTGAATGAATCTGTTGAATTTCTGGCAATTCTCAGCCCTCTTAAAAAGAGAAGTAGAAAGAGAAGTAGAAAGAAGGAGGATCCAATAAATCCAAATTCTTCACCCAGAATACTAAAGACAAAATCAGTATGTGGTTCTGGTAGAAAAAGATCTTTAACATAGCTATTGCCCAGACCAACACCGCCTAAACCACCATGAGCCAGGCCCATGAGCGAGTGATGTACCTGGAAACCCTCATTTGCCACATCTACATTATCACTGAAAAAAGTCATGATGCGTTTCCACATATATGGCCTGCTCCAGGCATAGATGAGGGCCGTAATAGATCCAACGGATAAAAATGCCGAGATATGACTGATCTGAACATTCCCGAGATAGAATAGAATCAGACACAGCATCATAATCATGAGGGATGAGGAAAGATCCGGCTGGATGGCAATCAGAGCCACCACAGTGGAAACAATGAGGAAAGCTGGTAGTATGCTCTTTTTAAAATCAGTGAGCGTCTGCTGATTTCGATGGAGATAATCCGCTATAAAAATAATCATCCCAAGGCGTACAAAATCAGCTACCTGAAAACTAAAGCTGCCCAGGTACAACCAACGGGCAGGATGCCTCAGCCCCATGGATTTATTATAGATCAACACACCGACCAGCATGAGATAGATACCAATGAGAATGAAGTAGCGCAGGTGTTTGAAATACTGATGGGGAAATCTGGAAAAGATTATACCCAGGATGACGGCAATTGTGCCATTCATAAGATGGCGTTTTAGATAATGTGCTGAATCGGCATTCTGGGAGGTGGAGGCTGAATACATAACGACAGACCCTGCAACAAACAGTATAATGACTATAATAAACAATACTTTATCAAGATGGAAAAATTTCACATTGACCATCCTTCATGAGCTTGTATCAGGGTACGGAAATGATCACCACGGGCTTCAAAATTTTCAAATTGATCAAAACTTGCACAGGCTGGTGAGAGGAGCAGTACATCACCAGCTTCGCCATGATTGAGACAATGGTTTATGGCAGCTTCTATGGTTTCAACCTTTCGCGTTTGCAGGGCAGGGCTGATCTGGGTTTGAATGATATCTGAAGCTGCTCCCACCAGAAGGACTTCACGCGTTGTAGCTTCCAGTTGAGAGATGAGCGTCGTAAAATCACCGCCCTTGTCCTTGCCACCCAGAATGAGCCATAGG
Above is a genomic segment from Candidatus Neomarinimicrobiota bacterium containing:
- the ftsA gene encoding cell division protein FtsA — translated: MNSRGIYVAVDIGTSKVCAIAAEPDHDDVLKVVGLSTSPSTGLRRGTIVDIEATAMAIRTALDDIEAHAGIKAGQITVGIAGEHIASLNATGVIGIADLSNRGMEKELKITQEDVDRVIESAKAVGLPNGRRIIHVIPQQFTVDDEAGLRNPVGMTGRRLEAQVHLVTSATASTKNIITAVRHAGCQVKDFVLEPIASAQSVLTEEEKKVGVGLIDIGAGTTDAIVISKFGVEHTASLPFGGNQVTSDIAGILRITDEQADALKLKYGHCFTAETEVDKVFDVKGVGGRQDRNINESEFSMYIEARMDETLRMVKANLEENGMMKHLNSGLVFTGGGSKIPGIISLAKRVFDLPVRLGSPIGFIDTTERIDSPEYATATGLIAYAAKFQSEETGLDDRWTPARLFKTITEFFQKNF
- a CDS encoding FtsQ-type POTRA domain-containing protein; amino-acid sequence: MARVSTYTIPPLSWAFSAGLLVIVLLIGFLSVTYASLLRSDEVEAINLYGQRTMSPERVKSLTEVYLGISLTDLNLAEIQDRFLEYPLIRSAKVTRNYPHSLDIYLYDVLPVAYIAVQDIMTLDEKAILLPLPDKGMLYNLPIITGIDVDVPTSDIGQVIPDETVQMLVSFLKKIRKEHQGIYLDISEISYDRRGIKLISATHGTSVFLGNEDDAILNSIILEKFVSEESDSGIISPYQYIDLRFDRQVIVKERESR
- a CDS encoding UDP-N-acetylmuramate--L-alanine ligase, producing MLKSAKHIHFVGIGGIGMSALALLLKQQGKQVSGSDQLDSELLNSLRKADIQVYIGHAASHAHDADLVVYSSAVKPENPERAYAESHHIPEIRRAELLGQIAEAYDYTVAIAGTHGKTTTTGMCGQILIAAGLDPSILVGGILPDLKSNLRLGKQNHIVVEADEYDRSFLALKPTQIIVTTLEADHLDIYKDLQDVRDTFLQFISKLDDSGLLVLQGDDPELLQLANRSPHPVISYGLTNMPDYQAIDIEVNNFTSKFTVVKQGKKLGNIILNMPGDHNVMNALGACTLADQMGIDFKHIKAGLESFHGVERRFQLRGSRNGVQFIDDYAHHPSELEATLLAARSGWSDSRIIAIFQPHLYSRTRDFAQEFATALEMADIAILTDIYPARELPIPGVTSEMILEFGSGKIQLLSGIAEVYKFLSPQLERNDLVITMGAGDIWKLHGLFLEGEA
- the murG gene encoding undecaprenyldiphospho-muramoylpentapeptide beta-N-acetylglucosaminyltransferase encodes the protein MTSNNMLRVAFAGGGTGGHIIPALAIAEGLQACVARESAFSDVEVLFFGSDYGMETRLIPEAGFKLIALPIRGLSRSISLAGFKQNFFLPGRMVASIIKANRALRDFDPHITVGTGGYASAVPVRQSLRNNIPIVLQEQNSYPGMVTRLFAPKARQVFLTYEDAGKYLKGATTQLTGNPNRYMGDPSDRSEAAAFFGLNPEIPTLFILGGSQGARAINLHFIDRISKYLEKLGMQVLWQTGKSDFEFCQKQIGTNPRIVLKPFIKEMDKAYSIADLMVCRAGAMTLTEINHFGLPSILIPLPSAAANHQEFNARSQEKAGAARVILESALAEGAFLPLLTDIFTNKEKLSGMARASAALRRPQATQEICDSIIRIASTCA
- a CDS encoding FtsW/RodA/SpoVE family cell cycle protein, which encodes MKFFHLDKVLFIIVIILFVAGSVVMYSASTSQNADSAHYLKRHLMNGTIAVILGIIFSRFPHQYFKHLRYFILIGIYLMLVGVLIYNKSMGLRHPARWLYLGSFSFQVADFVRLGMIIFIADYLHRNQQTLTDFKKSILPAFLIVSTVVALIAIQPDLSSSLMIMMLCLILFYLGNVQISHISAFLSVGSITALIYAWSRPYMWKRIMTFFSDNVDVANEGFQVHHSLMGLAHGGLGGVGLGNSYVKDLFLPEPHTDFVFSILGEEFGFIGSSFFLLLFLLLFLRGLRIARNSTDSFSMLLAIGISFSLFSFAMVNIGVVTGFLPTTGLPLPLISYGGSNLLATAVMLGILFNISSNNESGKILSAERVLNIDF